ATGATCCTCCAAAGCACCATCACTTGTTCTTGTGGGAGTTCAATTCCGCTCTGGCCACACGAGGGCGCTGCTCGTCCTGCAATAACACGCCGCTAAAAACACGCTGGTCATGAAGAAGTCAGCATGGTGTGACGTCGTGCTCCTTCACATGGCAGCAGTACGGGCCAATCAGCTCAGGGTGCCCCCATCTCTCTTTGCATGCctccacagtggagtgggcatggaCTTTCCCTTTAAGGGTTGGTCATCCAAAATGCTAGCATTCATGTTGTACTTCATGATTTATAAATGGATGAAATACAACTTGTGGAGTTCTATTATTATCGTGGGACAAATGGACAATTATCTGGAAGGCCCACATCTGTCCCTGCACAGACAAAAGACGTGTTCTTCATCCATGTTTTACAGTAGAGGACTTCCTATGGGAAATGTCCTTTTCATACCCTTGGAGATGGAATGTGAGTAAATAGGCGGGGCTTAAAGTATTCCAGCACCGTGCCGGAACgaacgaaaaaaaaaagaatctgccggacccagacaaacacaaactcaTTGTAGCCATGCGGTAGCGCTCTGAATGCAACTCTTGCCAAGCCCCTCCCCCCGAAACCTACTGTCCAATCGTTACGATtaccatttttttactttaagccCTGTATGGAATGGGTGATGTTATTTCTCTGATCTGATCCAAatccatgtttttgtgtgtgtgcgtgtgtgtgtgcgtgcgtgtgtgtgtgtgcgtgtgtgcgcatTTCAGGCTCGGCTGGAGGACACAGAGAGTCGACTGAGGAGGCTACAGGATGATAAAGATCTCCAGATGAACAGTATCATCAGCAGGTTCatactgcgtgtgtgtgtgtgtgtgtgcgtgccagGTAGAGGTAACAgtctttgacctttgacctgagcAGGTTAATGGCTGTAGAAGAGGAGCTGAAGAAAGACCATTCTGACATGCAGGCTGTGGTGGACTCCAAACAGAAGATCATTGAGGCCCAGGTGTGTGTTATGCTATGTTAGCTACTGTTAGCTAAAGTCGTCTAACTGTTGTCGGTCCATCAGGAGAAGAGGATAGCGAGTCTGGATGCTACCAACGGTCGCCTGATGGCGGCACTCGCTCAGCTGAAGGAACGGTACGGCGTGACCTCACAGAGGAATGGTCTGTCGCCAAGCAACACATCATCATTGCAGATCACAGAAAATGGCGAGTTCCGGAATTCTGGTAATTGTTGAGGTTCCACCTGGCAACAGGAAGTAGGCCCCCTACACCATTCAAGGGACACGCGTCCCCAGGAGTGGACCTGACCTTTGAACTTCATCCTCTTCTCACTGTTTCATTTTGAACAAGTTTGACACCATTTCCTGTTTCTGTAcaccacttcctgcttgctgtgTTGCACCGGTCGGTCCAGGATGTTACCAGTGAAGCTTTAGCTTGTGACTCGTGGACAGTGAGatgtttgcaacatttttgttaCCTTGCAACAGGAAGCATGCAAAGCTTAAAAATAAAAGCTATTTCAAATAAACCACTTTGCTGTATCCAATGAAAAAGCATTTGTGGGTCTGACGTCACGATTTAGAAAAGAAATATCCTCATTATGATGGCGAGACTCCATTTTGCTGTTCAAATCCTCATTTAAAACTCAACAGTGACAAAACCCATATCATCATCAttggtcccaaaaacatcacggCATCCACCCATGACTTCTGTCTCCGACTCGACAGCGCCACCCCCATTCCATCCCCTCTCATCcccaaccttggtatcctcctagaccctAGTCCCTagtctttcatttgaaccccacgtCAAACtattaacccggactgcattttttcatcttaagaacatcgcccgactccgtccatcacttccattttctgccgctgaatccctgatccacgcATTGATGACgtccagaatggactactgcaacagagTTCTCTAGGGTACGCCATCCTAAACCCTCAActaaaactacaatatattcacaactccgctgcccgcctcctcacctccaccctaACCCGGGAACACATTACCCTGTCCTTAAATCCTCCACCGGCTTCTCGTGTTGTCGCTCTGCTGCTGCCTTCCGCCTTCTCCTTGCAGTGTACctctggctggggggggggggcttcttaaCACGACGGCAGGTGTCCTCATTGCCGGATCGTACCTCAACCTTCATTGTTTTCTGTTGCACTTTGCCCCAATTTTTTCCTGCTGGTGGTTTgctttttcttctctcttttgttgtacttttggACTCTGCCAGCTCAGTTTTTTGGTTTCTACTTTTGCTAGTTTGTGTCATGAGCCCTTGTGGACTCCCTTTGTTAAATAAACCTCTTTTTGTTACATCAACGTGTCTCTGCATTTTGGATTCCAGACCGGCTCTCGCCACCTTTGGTGACATCCCGTCCCCCAACGTTTCCGTTTCAAagtccttctcatcacctaccTTCCCTGTAGGACCGAGCCCCCAACCTGAGGAGacggagccttctccatcgctgcctccaccctctggaattctttgccccgaccttcccaccttcaaaaaacaacccaaaacatATTTCAATCCATTTTAATGTAACTTTTATtggccttgtttttagctctcaatgaatgcatggatttgATATTTCTATGATTttgattcaactttattgttcttcactgtaaagcgctatacaaataaaatgtattattaagtcGAAGAACACTGTTTGACGACGAAGATGAAGCTGGTGCGCCATCTTACGTAGACGGTGGaagtgggaggagccacaggtgCGTCACCTGCCTCTGACATTCAGGTGAAGAAGAACGTAGCGGTCAAGTATTTCCTGCTCATTTGGACTTTGTAATTGGTGGGGGTTTTGAAAACCCACGTGACTTAACTCATTTACGTCACAACGACGCTAACAAATTAATACGCGGtggttgactttttattttgaaagaaatCCGCCGGATGTGCGCTCGCGTGTTTGCCGTCTTGACGAGGAGGAGCTGAAGGTCACATCAGGAGCATCTTCTTCCCCTTCTCCTTCATCGGAGGGCAGGAGGAGTAGCTCGGTCCAAAATGGGGAACCGGGGCATGGAGGATCTCATCCCGCTGGTGAACCGGCTCCAGGACGCCTTCTCGTCCATCGGCCAGAACGCCAGCCTGGACCTTCCTCAAATCGCGGTGGTGGGCGGCCAGAGCGCCGGCAAGAGTTCGGTTCTGGAGAATTTTGTGGGCAAGTGAGTATTCTGTCGGTTTTGGTTTTGGGACCGGGAAGAACCGACCAGGTCGAACAGGGCCCTGCTGCGGGATTTGTGGTGCCGGCGGGAAGAGAAATGACAAGACGCGGGttatcctcctcatcctcatatTCATGAAATATTAGCATATGCCGACCATTTGcatattgtcatatttctaCTCGCCTTTATGATACATATTAGAAACATAGGCTGACGAAATATGCATCGTTCGCTAAATCCTCCATTCCGCTCTCGCTCTATTTTTATTGCTAGTATTTATTACTCGTTTACTACTCGTTTTATGGACAACTTGGCCTCGTTCAATTCACTTgggagctggagtctatcccagttcaCAGATGCTAGCAGGTAGTGGACATACACACGCTAGtaggtactgtacatacatgcagTACAGATTTAAGTACTTACTgtagatacatacatactgtagtacAGGTATACCTACTagagtatgtatgtacagtttactgtacatacatacacactttagtcggtactgtacatacatacatacatacatacatacatacatacatacatacatacatacatacatacacactttagtaggtactgtacatacatacataaatacacacatacatactgtggtaggtactgtacatacattcatacatactgtAGTAGTTActgaacatacatacatactgtacatactctaGTATACTCGTCTATACTACATATATAGTCTATACTAGTCTACtctttgcaaatttccccactgagggacgaataaaggcatatcttatcttatcttatctagtaggtactgtacataaatacatacatacatacatacatacatacatactgtagtaggtactgtacataaatacatacatacatacatacatacatacatactgtagtaggtactgtacatccatccatgtgtATATGTGCTGTAGTAGGTACTGTCGGTACGTGTATATATCACGTAGTAGAAGTAGTAACCCTCAGTAGCCCGCTGGCCGTGCATCGAGATGCGTATGGAATCGTCACACCCATGGTCTGCATCTCCATCCCACgtctctacttcctgtttcctttcTTTCACATTCTCAGGCCAAGAACGCCAGATGCATTCAGGCACACTCCGAACATCAGAAAAACGGCTTAATAACACGCGCTTGTGTGAAGAAACAGGAAgatcaagaaaaacatgaattggaTATTCTCTGATAGATCTCACTCACTTCCAGGGATGGGAATAACGTCGTTTAAATAAACGCTGTTACTTTTTTCTCAACaggaacagatggatggatggatggatggatggatagatagatagataatgtttacagcgtaaacagtaaattgcacaaataattgaaataatttagaataaaagatatatatatatataataggtTCCAATCAGTGGTTTAGGGGTAAATTGTTAAGATGTGATTGGCTCAGTCCTGGATGTACAAAGACCGCTGGGATGGACTTGAGCTCACCCTGACCttccgaatgaatgaatggcatccAAATGATCTTCTCCATCCCACACGAAGCATATGATGGTCATGACGTGAAATATGACTTTTACAATTCCAAATCAAACTCTCCCACCAGAGACTTCCTCCCCCGTGGTTCTGGTATTGTCACTCGGCGCCCCCTAGTGCTGCAGCTCATCAATTGTCCAACAGGTGGGACATGATTTTCTCCTCCCTGACCCACGTGAcagtgatgacgatgatgatgtcatcaagcaGAGTATGCCGAGTTCCTGCACTGCAAAGGGAAAAAGTTCACTGACTTTGAGGAAGTTCGTCAGGAAATTGAAGCAGAGACTGATCGAGTGACCGGACAAAACAAAGGAATCAGTCCCGTTCCCATCAACCTGAGAGTCTACTCGCCCAATggtaacacacacgcacacacacacacacacacacacacacacacacacacacacacacacacacacgtgatgaCTTATTATGGAATGTAAATGGATCCAAAATAGATTcttgtattgatttatttttgcaaatattttcttCCAACCACATCAACGCTCCGTCTTtgcatttttgatgaaaaaattcTGATTTCAGACTACAACAAAACACCTCCTTTCTCATGGCTCCCCAGGGGCGGAGTCAAGCAGGCTGACTGGTTGGTAGCCCCTCCCCCCAGGTGGAGTTAAGCAGGTTTTTTTGTTGGCAGTGTTGAACCTAACCCTGGTGGATCTTCCCGGGATGACCAAAGTTCCAGTGGGAGACCAGCCGGCCGACATCGAGCAGCAGATTCGGGACATGCTGATGCAGTTCGTCACCAAGGACAACTGCCTCCTATTGGCCGTCTCTCCCGCCAACTCTGACCTTGCCAACTCCGACGCTCTAAAAATCGCCAAGGAGGTTGACCCCCAAGGTGGCTTCGTGTGACGTGTCATCTCCTTCTGCTTGTCGGCGCTCCAGAGACAGCAGAGCTTTACTGTTTGCATGTGTTCAGGTCTCAGAACCATCGGTGTGGTCACCAAACTGGACCTGATGGATGAGGGAACCGATGCCAAAGACATCCTGGAGAACAAACTGCTGCCACTTCGCAGAGGTACAATCAGTTCTCAGGGCTGACAGGGTTTCCTCTACGCGGGGTCCAGTCTATCCCTCAGGTTCTGCAGGGTCTCCTCGCTTCTACCAGGTTGCTTAGAGGTTCCATTCAACTGTGTCTAATCTGTGCTTCAGGTTTTACCAGGTCCCGTCGAGTCTAATTCCCTGCCTCCAGTTGGCttgtgtgctattttttttctggtggtgtCTCGCTTGTACCTGAAGGCCGATCTCTGTGCCTGAATGATAAGGTTACATCGGCGTGGTCAACCGCAGTCAGAAGGATATTGACGGCAAGAAAGACATTACAGCAGCACTGCAGGCCGAGAGGAAGTTCTTCTTGTCCCACGCAGCCTACCGACATCTGGCCGACCGCATGGGAACTGGCTACTTGCAGAAAGCACTCAACCAGGTGTGTCTGCACCAGGAACCGTGGTCTGATTTCCATGGTCTGCGCCTCTCCTCCAAAGGGGGGTCCACTCATGCTCTCATTGTTCTTCCTTAGCAACTGACCAATCACATCAGGGACACACTTCCTGGGTTGCGCACCAAACTTCAGAACCAGCTGCTGTCCATCGAGAAGGAAGTGTCCGAGTACAAGAACTTCAATCCCGATGATCCGAGTCGGAAAACAAAGGCCTTGCTGCAGTCAGTACACACACATCCACCATGTTGACCATGAGCAATGTTGGCGGAAACTCCTCCCCATCCTCCTACCGAATAGCCAATTAGAGTCATTCATTTCTCGTCCAAATCCTTATGAAATATCCGTCATGTCGAAAgattaaatatacttttttgtcGTGTGTGAGAAAGGATGGTGCAGCAGTTTGCAGTGGACTTTGAAAAGCGAATAGAAGGTTCTGGAGACCAGGTGGACACGTGTGAGCTGTCAGGAGGAGCAAAGATCAATCGCATCTTTCACGAACGATTCCCCTTCGAACTTGTTAAAGTAAATGTAGTGTCATAATAATACTAATCATATGTTCATGAAGTTGTGTTGTAccatcctgtgtgtgtttgtgtgtgtgtgtttgtccagtTGGAGAGTGACGAGAAGACTCTCCGTAAAGAAATCAGCTATGCTATCAAGAACATTCATGGCATCAGGTGACttcagtgtgcgtgtgtgcatgtgtgtgagcgtgtgcgtgtgtgtgcgcatgtgtgtgtgcatgcattcaTGTAATGCGTGTGTGTTCTTTTCCAGGACAGGTCTGTTCACACCCGACATGGCCTTTGAGACCATCGTCAAGCGTCTGATCAGTCAAATTAAGGAACCTTGTCACAAGTGCATCGACTTGGTCATCAGTGAACTCGTCAACACCGTCAGGCTCTGTGCACTCAAGGTACATGACAGCACGCTAGGGTTAGTACTCTAGTAGTACTAGAGATTATGAATCTCCTTGTGGTAGACGATAAGCGTCTGGATTCTAGCATAGGTTAACATAAAAGCTTATATTTGAACAACAATATGATttgatactccggtttcctcccacattccaaaaacatgctaggttaattagccactccaaattgtccataggtatgaatgtgagtgtgaatggttgtttgtctatatgtgccctgggattggctggcgaccagtccagggtgtaccccgcctctcgcccgaagacagctgggataggctccagcaccccccgcaaccctcgtgaggaaaaagcggtagaaaattaagattaagattaagattaagatatgcctttattcgtccctcagtggggaaatttgtattgcacagcagcaagagtacagagtcagttaagcagtacaaaatacacaatatagaaaaataaacaatataaacgacccaagtattaacaaaaatcaacagtttttcccagagttatatacaatacagtatgtagataatatgagacgagatgagatatatgaccagtctatacactgagatcttgttagggagttaatatgaggcattatggaaacacttcacatagaacttagtatattgcatttagagcccttaatattgcacatggaggttgatcagatattgcacagtgaatggggtctggagtaactatactgaatgtaaaaagcaaagtattgcacaggtgtacatagcagtgtagaaatgaatgaatgaatatgatttGATACAGTGTACAAGCCATTTGATTGGATAGCATTCAACGCTTGCATTTGTTGATGTGGACATGAATCTTAGAGGATGAAATAACGTGTAAAAGAGCACATGATATCCCCAAGCATGCtggggaaaacaaaaaaaaatagtaccgTTAAAAGAAACTTCCGTTAGCGTGTTAgtcctgtgtctgtgtgtgtgtatgtatgtatgtttatacgtatgtatgtatgtatgtacactaccgatcaaaagtttgggatcgcttgcaaatgtctttgttttccaaagaaaaacacattttcatgcatttcacaaacatttgtatccatttcacaatcaattaaaatgaatgagatgattttcaaagaaggatgtagaTTTTTGCAtaaaggcctactatcaacaactgtcagtcctctgcatcaatctcctggtatggctgctaatccaagttcatcattttataaggctaatagatgattagaaaagccatctaaaaatcgaaactaaaactaaaatctcttaccatggtgttaactactcccttcagatagcagcacaaactgggtctaacaaggacagaaaaacgctacacaagaagacaaatatctgagagtgtgtagtttaagacaaagacgcctcacaggttgtcacctggcagctgcactaaatagtagccgtcaatcaccagtgtcagtatcaacagtgaagcgtctacttcaggatgctggacttcatggcaagactgccaagaaaaagccatatctcagactggacaaaaaaatttCAGAGTGATcctaaacttttgagcggtagtgtatgtatgtatgtatgtttatatgtatgtatatacgtacatgcgtatgtatgtataagcTGTGACCTTCCTGCTGTGTTTAGTTGGCCCAGTACCCGATGCTGCGAGAAGAGATGGAGAGGATCGTCACTCAGCACATCCGAGACAGAGAAAGTCGCACAAAAGACCAGGTACACTTCAACTGTCAGTTTGTCCCCAGGTGTCCCAGTACTTGTGTCCTCCTTGTCCCCGTGTGTCCTCCTTGTCCCCATGTGTCCCAGTACTTGTGCCCTCATTTAGCATATGTGTATTTCAGGTCCTGCTGCTGGTGGACATTGAGTTGGCGTACATCAACACAAACCACGAAGACTTCATTGGCTTTGCAAAGTAAGAGTGACCGCATGATGTGTATGATATTTTTCAGATTATGAATAAGGACATGATGATTAGGAACATGGTATGTTTATGATTATGACCAAGGACATGAATGTGTGTGACAGTGCCCAACAGAAGAGCAGTCAGATGAACAAGAAGAAAGCCAGCGGGACTCAGGTGCGTTTGATCATGTGACCTGCTTTCTCGTTCATTGACAGCAGGCATGGGCCCGCTATGATAACCTTGGCAAAAATATCACGCTTTCACCATATTCTAATTATAGTCTTAAAATGTCTAATTTGGAAAGATCTTTATTGAACAGAAAACAAAtccaaaacatgtaaaataacACCATGAAAGTGGAATGTATGCATTTCAaagaaataacaataattctTAATAACACGGGACGTAACAAAGTATTTTCATGCCGTGGCCGTGCTGGACCTCCACTAGAAACACCACGACACACAATCGTAGTGGCTTTCAAAGCGACACCTTTTCATAGAGCACCGTGTACCTTCAAAGCACTAAGCAGCCCATGCCtagtggatgatgatgatgtacagtatatatacatatatctatacatatacctatatgtatgtatatacatccTTCTGTTGGCAGGATGAGATCATGGTGAGTGCTTCACTTGGTCTGGACGCTCTGCTGACgtgttgatgacatcatcactcaCCTTCCTAACAGGTGATTCGTAAAGGCTGGCTGACCATCAATAATATCGGCATCATGAAGGGCGGAGCTAAAGAGTACTGGTTTGTTTTGACCGCTGAGACGTTGTCCTGGTACAAAGATGATGAGGTACAGTAATGCCACCCAAagacacaaatacagtacaatatgacTTTCATGAGAAACCTTTAGTTTCACCATCAAAGTACCAACCAACAACATGCCTCAGCACCACATGGGAGCTCCTATCAGGCATCATCTCGGCCAAAGCCAATATATGGATCTGTACATGAACAAAGCACGGAAGGGATTTGACAACAGCACCAGCTACTAGTTGTTAGTGAATATTGTTTAATCCCTAGTTACCCAGGTACCCAGGGTGCAAGACCCTAGCTCCCCTGGTGTTAAAGAAGCAGGCGCACCCCCCTGCCAGACTACTCCGTTCAAAGGGTTACGGCCTCTCCCGTAGAGGGAAGGGAGAGCTCTTCGTCAGGGGCGAGAGAGACTCACCCAGGTATTAACAGCCGCGGTATTGCAGAGGCGGCCCCACGGCATTTGAGCGTACGCACGACCAGAGTCACCACAGGTTGGCTGGACGCGACACCGGACCTTCTGCTTTTAAGACTGCTCTCTCTGATTCGGATTGTTGCTCCTGGGGTTTATTATGCTCGCGATCAGAAGGACCTGCCGCAAAAGGTTACCGGAACAACCTCAAAGGAATTGACTTCCAACACACTGCTTTACTCTTTTATTAAAGTTGGCAAGGGCATATCAGCAGGTGTAAAATCAGCTACAAGGATAATCGTACAGGACGAGCCGCAATGAGCGCCACTCACATACCTCGACAAGAAGAAGCGCAAGGCCGCAGGCCAGCGCTTCAATCCTACCCCGATAAGGAAGCCGCAGGTGAAGATGAAAAGTCCCGTAAGATAAAAGTCACTGCTGGGTGATGGT
This DNA window, taken from Doryrhamphus excisus isolate RoL2022-K1 chromosome 4, RoL_Dexc_1.0, whole genome shotgun sequence, encodes the following:
- the LOC131128410 gene encoding dynamin-1-like; this encodes MGNRGMEDLIPLVNRLQDAFSSIGQNASLDLPQIAVVGGQSAGKSSVLENFVGKDFLPRGSGIVTRRPLVLQLINCPTEYAEFLHCKGKKFTDFEEVRQEIEAETDRVTGQNKGISPVPINLRVYSPNVLNLTLVDLPGMTKVPVGDQPADIEQQIRDMLMQFVTKDNCLLLAVSPANSDLANSDALKIAKEVDPQGLRTIGVVTKLDLMDEGTDAKDILENKLLPLRRGYIGVVNRSQKDIDGKKDITAALQAERKFFLSHAAYRHLADRMGTGYLQKALNQQLTNHIRDTLPGLRTKLQNQLLSIEKEVSEYKNFNPDDPSRKTKALLQMVQQFAVDFEKRIEGSGDQVDTCELSGGAKINRIFHERFPFELVKLESDEKTLRKEISYAIKNIHGIRTGLFTPDMAFETIVKRLISQIKEPCHKCIDLVISELVNTVRLCALKLAQYPMLREEMERIVTQHIRDRESRTKDQVLLLVDIELAYINTNHEDFIGFANAQQKSSQMNKKKASGTQDEIMVIRKGWLTINNIGIMKGGAKEYWFVLTAETLSWYKDDEEKEKKYMLPVDNLKLKDIEKSFMSSKHIFALFNTEHRNVYKDYRQLELASESQEEVDSWKASFLRAGVYPERSVDKDKVEVEESNTDGQIHSLDPQLERQVEIVRNLVDSYLSIIHRTVRDLVPKTIMHLMVNNTKEFIHSDLLAQLYSCADQNTLMEESQEQAQHRDEMLRMYHALREGLNIIGDISTSTITTAMPPPVDDSWLQVTGMPSGRRSPMSSPTPQRRAPPGPLRPGTRAAPGPPSRPAGSPDPGPSVPSRPNRAPPPGVPRISISDQ